The genomic window AAAAGTAACTAAATCGTATACGGAAATTGTAATTTAACGAAAAACATAATTTtcgtaaataaataatatatgcaatataaagatCATAATACTTCAATATACAATGGAAAATATTACATGTATATAGTTTATAACAAATGGCGGAACGCAAACAATAGAAAATTTATGACTACCAACTCTAGAAGCTAAATAAGTCTATGGGAATTATAACCCAGCTGTGAGGATGACAACCCACCTTTCCAACCTAACCCAGTCCAATATGTTATAACCCAAGCAAGTGTATGCTAACAACAATATCTGCCGTCTTAATCTGAAATCTGAAAACTAGCTTTGTCGAACAATCTTGAGTACCATTTGACCATATATATATGGGTGCCTATTTGGCGTGTGGTCGGTGCACCCCGCTGGATGGCGTGTGGTCGGTGCACCCCGCTGGATGGCGTGTGGTCGGTGCACCCCGCTGGATGGCGTGTGGTCGGTGCACCCAGCTGGATGGCGTGTGGTCGGTGCACCCAGCTGGATGGCGTGTGGTCGGTGCACCCCGCTGGATGGCGTGTGGTCGGTGCACCCCGCTGGATGGCGTGTGGTCGGTGCACCCCGCTGGATGGCGTGTGGTCGGTGCACCCCGCTGGATGGCGTGTGGTCGGTGCACCCCGCTGGATGGCGTGTGGGAGGTGCACACCGCTGGATGGCGTGTGGGAGGTGCACCCCGCTGGATGGCGTGTGGGAGGTGCACACCGCTGGATGGCGTGTGGGCGGTGCTCCCCGCTGGATGGCGTGTGGGCGGTGCTCCCCGCTGGATGGCGTGTGGGCGGTGCTCCCCGCTGGATGGCGTGTGGGAGGTGCACCCCGCTGGATGGCGTGTGGGCGGTGCTCCCCGCTGGATGGCGTGTGGGCGGTGCTCCCCGCTGGATGGCGTGTGGGCGGTGCTCCCCGCTGGATGGCGTGTGGGCGGTGCTCCCCGCTGGATGGCGTGTGGTCGGTGCACCCCGCTGGATGGCGTGTGGTCGGTGCACCCCGCTGGATGGCGTGTGGTCGGTGCACCCCGCTGGATGGCGTGTGGTCGGTGCACCCCGCTGGATGGCGTGTGGTCGGTGCACCCCGCTGGATGGCGTGTGGTCGGTGCACCCCGCTGGATGGCGTGTGGTCGGTGCACCCCGCTGGATGGCGCCTGGATTATGCGGAGTCGACCCTAAGTAGTCGGAGCCTACAACTTAGGGCCGAGCTTTCCGAAGTTTAATTTGTTTTAGCATAATCTATATTTAAGTGCTTTAACTTAATTAACAGCaattaacattaacaattgtcccTAATTATTAAAAACATTTACCGAGAACGGATTTCCAGTATTTTCCCATTAATAATAGACGTCTTAAAACGGAATAGACAAAAGTTCTAAAGGAACTAATCTTCCCGCACCCAGAACAGATTTATGCATTTTGGCGGGATATTGCCAGTTGCTGCGCAGCCTTATTCTCTTATATCAACGAGCACCATTACAGTTTCCCATAGTTTAAGGCCTCGCCATTTCTAAATTCAACCCTCGATGGGAAGGCTTGCCCCCACTGGATGTTGTGTGAGAGGCTGACATGCCGTTGGGGTATGTAGGGGGTGTTAAGGGAGAGCTAAGAACCGATGCCTCAATGGTTTATAAATGGGGGAATTGAGGTGGTCACTGAGCGAGTTGCCATAATGTGGAAGGGGTTAACTGTGGGTGGTGGGAGAGTCCTTGCACCTTTTGTTGGTTGGGGGTGCGAGAGTCCTTGCAGCTTTTGTTGGGGGTGCGAGAGTCCTTGCACcttttgttggttggtggtgcaaGAGTCCTTGCACCTTTTGTTGGTTGGCGGTGCGAGAGTCCTTGCACCATTTGTTGGTTGGCAGTGCGAGAGTCCTTACAACTTTTGTTGGGGGTGTGAGAGTCCTTGCACCCTTTGTTGGTTGGGGGTGTGAATCCTTGCACcttttgttggttggtggtgcgaGAGTCCTTGCGCCCTTTGGTGGTGCGAGAGTCCTTGCGCCCTTTGGTGGTGCAAGAGTCCTTGCACCTTTTGATGGTGTGAGAGTCCTTGCACCTTTTGGTGGTGCGAGAGTCCTTGCACcttttgttggttggtggtgcaaGTCCTTGCACCTTCTGTTCGTTGGTGGTTCGGGAGTCCTTGCACCTTTTGTTCATTGGTGGTGCGAAAGTCCTTGCACCTTTTGTTGGTTGGTGGTACGGGAGTCCTTGCACCTTTTGTTGGCTGGTGGTGCAGGAGTCCTTGCACCTTTTGTTGATGGTGCGGGAGTCCTTGCACcccttgttggttggtggtgcgaGAGTCCTTGTGCcctttgttggttggtggtgcgaGAGTCCTTGCACcctttgttggttggtggtgcgaGAGTCCTTGCACcctttgttggttggtggtgcgaGAGTCCTTGCACcctttgttggttggtggtgcgaGAGTCCTTGCACcctttgttggttggtggtgcgaGAGTCCTTGTGCcctttgttggttggtggtgcgaGTCCTTGCACCCTTTGTTGGTGGTGAGAGTCCTTGCACcttttgttggttggtggtgaaaGTCCTTGCACcctttgttggttggtggtgcgaGTCCTTGCACcctttgttggttggtggtgcgaGTCCTTGCACcctttgttggttggtggtgcgaGAGTCCTTGCGCcctttgttggttggtggtgcgaGAGTCTTTGCGCTCTTATGTTGGTTGGTGGTGCGGGAGTCCTTGCACcctttgttg from Procambarus clarkii isolate CNS0578487 chromosome 94, FALCON_Pclarkii_2.0, whole genome shotgun sequence includes these protein-coding regions:
- the LOC138359977 gene encoding serine/arginine repetitive matrix protein 1-like: MHSTRSPPISKRCKDSHTANQQRAQGLPHHQPTKGARTPAPPTNIRAQRLSHHQPTKGARTLAPPTNKGCKDSHHQPTKGARTRTTNQQRVQGLSPPTNKRCKDSHHQQRVQGLAPPTNKGHKDSRTTNQQRVQGLSHHQPTKGARTLAPPTNKGCKDSRTTNQQRVQGLSHHQPTKGTRTLAPPTNKGCKDSRTINKRCKDSCTTSQQKVQGLPYHQPTKGARTFAPPMNKRCKDSRTTNEQKVQGLAPPTNKRCKDSRTTKRCKDSHTIKRCKDSCTTKGRKDSRTTKGRKDSRTTNQQKVQGFTPPTNKGCKDSHTPNKSCKDSRTANQQMVQGLSHRQPTKGARTLAPPTNKRCKDSRTPNKSCKDSRTPNQQKVQGLSHHPQLTPSTLWQLAQ